Proteins from a single region of Amycolatopsis sp. CA-230715:
- a CDS encoding acVLRF1 family peptidyl-tRNA hydrolase, translating to MNRTRRVAGGGRAVEVAPERLGGWFARFADRNGGIAHTRPGADEVVVTAGNGATATVTVPFPPLDAPGDLDALIAHANAPRRIGLLLVRLGGHSVGVAEGGRVVVSRTAGRLVHGRSAAGGWSQQRFARRRDAQARQAVRAAASDAADVLGTRLPELDAVVLGGDRAALDEVRRDRRLSGVFALALPRVLDVAEPRRSVLDEAAKRALAVEVVVRDA from the coding sequence GTGAACAGGACGCGTCGGGTCGCCGGTGGCGGCCGCGCGGTCGAGGTGGCGCCGGAGCGGCTCGGCGGCTGGTTCGCCCGGTTCGCGGACCGCAACGGCGGGATCGCGCACACCCGGCCGGGTGCGGATGAAGTCGTCGTCACCGCCGGGAACGGGGCCACCGCGACCGTCACCGTCCCGTTCCCGCCACTGGACGCTCCCGGTGACCTCGACGCGCTCATCGCCCACGCGAACGCACCGCGTCGCATCGGGCTGCTCCTCGTCCGGCTGGGCGGGCACAGCGTCGGTGTCGCGGAAGGCGGCCGGGTCGTGGTGTCGCGGACCGCGGGGCGCCTCGTGCACGGCAGGTCGGCGGCGGGCGGCTGGTCGCAGCAGCGGTTCGCGCGGCGACGGGACGCGCAGGCGCGGCAGGCGGTGCGCGCGGCCGCGTCCGACGCCGCGGACGTGCTCGGGACCCGGTTGCCCGAACTGGATGCGGTGGTGCTCGGCGGTGATCGCGCGGCACTCGACGAGGTACGGCGGGACCGCCGCCTCAGCGGGGTCTTCGCGCTGGCGCTGCCGCGAGTGCTCGATGTCGCCGAGCCGCGGCGGTCGGTGCTCGACGAGGCCGCGAAGCGGGCGCTGGCGGTGGAGGTCGTCGTCCGCGACGCGTGA
- a CDS encoding pentapeptide repeat-containing protein: protein MTRSTFWRLVAGGIVFVALAIVCLTLAPGWFHPSLTDADLRGVGSAETRIGLQQAQAQLQNNVRGTVLQAIAGVLVVAGAAATWRQVHVNREGQLTERFTRAVDHVGSENRDVRIGGLYALERVARNSPADRDTIQFLLATFVRTHAPWAVGAPDGPEHPTPTVDESVSWLQVRAPDIQAALDILGRVPCSKNRPRLYLSRVDLRSLQLHNARLVDTQLRHANLARAWLRGVRMDSSDLKGTDLRRANLEGAVFRNANLGGVQFAGARVRGVDFREADLTGADLGGADVCGADFRGANLTGTAFAGAFADGATRWPDGFDTGRLTRPAGEKPHAR from the coding sequence GTGACCCGGTCGACTTTCTGGCGCCTCGTCGCGGGCGGCATCGTGTTCGTGGCGCTCGCGATCGTCTGCCTCACCCTCGCGCCGGGGTGGTTCCACCCGTCGCTGACCGATGCCGATCTCCGCGGGGTGGGCAGCGCGGAAACCAGGATCGGCCTCCAGCAGGCACAAGCCCAGTTGCAGAACAACGTGCGGGGCACGGTGCTGCAGGCGATCGCGGGCGTGCTCGTCGTCGCGGGCGCGGCCGCCACCTGGCGCCAGGTGCACGTGAACCGAGAAGGGCAGCTCACAGAACGGTTCACGCGCGCGGTCGACCACGTCGGCAGCGAGAACCGCGACGTGCGCATCGGCGGGTTGTACGCACTGGAACGGGTCGCGCGGAACTCGCCCGCCGACCGCGACACGATCCAGTTCCTCCTCGCCACCTTCGTCCGCACCCACGCGCCGTGGGCGGTCGGCGCGCCGGACGGTCCCGAGCATCCCACTCCGACGGTGGACGAAAGCGTGTCGTGGCTCCAGGTCAGGGCGCCGGACATCCAAGCGGCGCTGGACATCCTCGGCCGCGTGCCGTGTTCGAAGAACCGGCCGCGGCTCTATCTGTCCCGAGTGGACTTGAGGAGCCTGCAACTGCACAACGCCCGCCTCGTCGACACCCAGCTCCGGCACGCCAATCTCGCGCGGGCGTGGCTGCGCGGGGTGCGCATGGACTCGAGCGATCTGAAGGGGACCGATCTGCGCCGGGCGAACCTCGAAGGCGCCGTGTTCAGGAACGCCAACCTCGGCGGTGTCCAGTTCGCGGGCGCCAGGGTGCGCGGGGTCGATTTCCGGGAAGCCGATCTGACCGGTGCGGACCTCGGCGGCGCCGACGTCTGCGGGGCGGATTTCCGTGGTGCGAACCTGACCGGAACCGCGTTCGCCGGTGCGTTCGCGGACGGGGCGACCCGATGGCCCGACGGGTTCGACACCGGCCGCCTGACCAGGCCCGCGGGTGAGAAGCCCCACGCGAGGTAA